The nucleotide window GAGTTCCTGATGGACCCGCACTGGGACGTCGGGGCGGCACGCATCGAGGCCCGCGACGTGCTCGAGCCGCTGTACCGGGAGCTGTTCGCCCGCTATCCCAAGATCGAGCTGTCGATCGAGGGCCAGCGCCGGGGTCTGGGGGTCACCCCGCTGCTGGAGCCGGCGGACGTGCTGGCCGCCGAGCACTTTGCCCGGAGGGGGTCGTTCCGCGCCGTCCCGGTCATCGACGGGGTGTCGGGTCCGGTCCCCGACGGGTTCGTGACCATCGACGGGGTGCGGGCCGGCGTGCGGACCCCGGCTCCGGAGGCCCCCGGCGTGGCGGGCCCGTTCACCTGGACGGAGCGGACGGCGCCGGTCGACCCGGTGCCGGCGCCGCGTGATCCCGTCGGTCCCCGGACCGGCGGCGAGGCGGACGCCGCCCGACCTTTTGCCGGCGTGCGCGTCCTCGACTTCGGCGTGGCCGGAGCCACCCCCGAGGTGGCCCGCCTCCTGGCGGAGTACGGCGCCGAGTCCATCCGGGTGGAGAGCCGGCTGCGCCCCGACCTGTTCCGTGTGATCCAGGGCGGCGAGATGAGCGCCGTCTTCGCATCGTCGAACCGCTCCAAGCAGAGCTTCGGGGTGGACTTCGCCACCCCCGAGGGGCGGGAGCTGGTGCTGGAGATGGTCCGCCGGGCCGACGTCGTCGTGGAGAACCTTCCGCCCGGCACGATGGAGCGTCTGCGCCTCGGCTGGCCCGAGCTCTCGGCGGTGAACCCGGGGCTCGTGATGCTGAGCAGCCAGCTGATGGGGAGGGGGGGACCGTGGGAGGAGTGGCGGGGCTACGGCGCCAACACCCAGCCCGTCGGCGGCCTCACCCACCTCTGGACCTTCCCGGGGATGGGCCCGGTCGGCGCCAACGTCGCCTTCCCCGACCACGTCGTCGGGCGCCTGGGGACGGTGGCGGTGCTGGCGGGGCTGTTGCGCCGGGCCCGCACGGGCGCGGGGTGCTACGTGGAGATCGCCCAAGTGGAGACGGTGCTCAACCTGCTCGGGGACCTCTTCCTGCAGGAGGCGCTGGAACCGGGGTCGGTCCGGCCCCGGGGCAACGAGAGCGACCGCGGCTTCCCCTGGGGCGTATACCCGTGCGCGGGGGAGCAGCGCTGGTGCGTCATCACCTGTCGCGACGACCGCGACTGGGCCGGTCTGGTGCGGGCGCTCGGGAGCCCGGCCTGGGCCACCGACCCCGAGCTGGCCGAAGTCGACGGCCGGCGGGGGCGAGCCGGCGAGATCGACTCCCGGCTGGCGGAGTGGACGGCGGAGCGCGCCGACCGGGAGGTGATGGAGGTCCTGCAGGCCGCCGGGGTGCCGGCCGGGCGGATGATGTACATGAGCGACGAGCCGGACGATCCCCACCTGCAGGCGCGGGGGTACCTGCGGGAGCTGGACCAGCCCGGTCTCGGCCCGGTCCTGTTCGAGGGGCCGGCCTTCCACTCGTCGGCGTTTCCCGACGTGGACCTCTTCCCGGCCCCACTGCTCGGGGAGCACACCCGGCACATCTGCCGCTCGCTGCTCGGGTTGGCGGACGAGCGCGTCGAGGACCTGGTGGCGCGGGGGGTCCTGTTCGAGCCGATCTGACTGCGGCGGGCTAGAGACCAGCCACGGCGGGCGGCATGGGCACGCCGACGGTGAGGCCCCCGTCGACCACGAACTCGGCCCCCGTGCAGTACCCGCTCTCGTCCGA belongs to Acidimicrobiales bacterium and includes:
- a CDS encoding CoA transferase, with product VPGLVVVSVTDFGHSGPYRDYAGSDPVLVALSGMLFRAGVPELPPVLPPGNLAYDVAGVVAAFAALTGLWHRLRRGSGAHIDLSVMEACAQTTDWGLTSFSFIRRLGSYAEVRDGGGPIYNIYPCQDGFVRASVVTKREWHRIREWLGDPEFLMDPHWDVGAARIEARDVLEPLYRELFARYPKIELSIEGQRRGLGVTPLLEPADVLAAEHFARRGSFRAVPVIDGVSGPVPDGFVTIDGVRAGVRTPAPEAPGVAGPFTWTERTAPVDPVPAPRDPVGPRTGGEADAARPFAGVRVLDFGVAGATPEVARLLAEYGAESIRVESRLRPDLFRVIQGGEMSAVFASSNRSKQSFGVDFATPEGRELVLEMVRRADVVVENLPPGTMERLRLGWPELSAVNPGLVMLSSQLMGRGGPWEEWRGYGANTQPVGGLTHLWTFPGMGPVGANVAFPDHVVGRLGTVAVLAGLLRRARTGAGCYVEIAQVETVLNLLGDLFLQEALEPGSVRPRGNESDRGFPWGVYPCAGEQRWCVITCRDDRDWAGLVRALGSPAWATDPELAEVDGRRGRAGEIDSRLAEWTAERADREVMEVLQAAGVPAGRMMYMSDEPDDPHLQARGYLRELDQPGLGPVLFEGPAFHSSAFPDVDLFPAPLLGEHTRHICRSLLGLADERVEDLVARGVLFEPI